In Panthera leo isolate Ple1 chromosome F3, P.leo_Ple1_pat1.1, whole genome shotgun sequence, one genomic interval encodes:
- the CF3H1orf115 gene encoding uncharacterized protein C1orf115 homolog: protein MTVGARLRSKAARGLPRRGPRGRARTEGDEEAAALLEQPERGDEAASCASAGRPGARGARKVHLAVLPERYEPLEEPAPGEKPKRRYRQKLKKYGKNVGKVITKGCRYVVIGLQGFAAAYSAPFGVATSVVSFVR, encoded by the exons ATGACGGTGGGAGCCAGGCTCCGAAGCAAGGCGGCGAGAGGCCTCCCGCGCCGCGGGCCCCGGGGGCGAGCGCGGACGGAGGGGGACGAGGAGGCGGCCGCCCTCCTGGAGCAGCCGGAGCGCGGGGACGAGGCGGCGAGCTGCGCGAGCGCGGGGCGCCCGGGCGCCCGGGGCGCGCGCAAGGTGCACCTGGCCGTCCTCCCCGAGCGCTACGAGCCGCTGGAGGAGCCGGCGCCGGGAGAGAAGCCCAAGAGGAGGTACCGGCAGAAGCTGAAGAAGTACGGCAAG aatgttGGGAAGGTCATCACCAAAGGGTGCCGCTACGTTGTCATCGGCCTGCAGGGCTTCGCCGCGGCCTACTCCGCCCCATTCGGGGTAGCCACCAGCGTGGTCTCGTTCGTCCGCTAG